GCGCGGCCCAGAACGGATCCTCCAGCGACACGCTGGTGCGGTGACCCGCGATCATCACGGAGCGCTTGGTGATGCCGGCGCTCATGGCGAGGCGGCGACGCGTTCCGTCCTTGCTTCGCGCCGCGCGCACAGACGGTGGGGCTGCTGCATCCGGATCCGCTCTCAGCCCGCCGGGTCAGGGTCCGGCTCGCGCCGCTCCAGGCGGTGGCCCTCGTGGCGCTCGGTCTCCAGGGCCTTGCGGCGCTGCTGGAGGGTCTTGGCCTTCTTCGGCTGGCCGAAGGCGATCCGGTTGGAGTCGGCCTTCGTGTCGGCCTCGGCGCGGGCCTTCGCCTTGCGGACCTGACGCAGGTTGATGATCTCGGCCATGGATCGCCTCCCGTGACCGGCGCAGGAAACCCCGCGCCGGCGAATCCCAAACCTCAATCGGCGCTCGGCGCCAGCATGGTCTCCGGCCGGACCACGCGCTCGAACTCCGCCTCGGTGACGTAGCCGAGGCGCAGGGCCTCCTCCTTGAGGGTGGTGCCGTTCTTGTGCGCCGTCTTGGCGATCTCGGCGGCCTTGTCGTAGCCGATCGAGGGAGCCAGCGCCGTCACCAGCATGAGCGAGCGGCTCATCAGGTCGGCGATCTTGTCCTCGTTGGCCTTGATGCCGACCACGCAATTGTCGGTGAAGCTCACCGCCGCGTCGGCGAGCAGCCGGATCGACTGCAGCACCGCGTTGGCGATCACAGGCTTGAACACGTTGAGCTCGAAATTGCCCTGGCTGCCGGCGAAGCTCACCGTGGTGCCGTTGCCGATCACCTGGGCGCAGACCATGGTCAGGGCCTCGCACTGGGTCGGGTTGACCTTGCCGGGCATGATCGAGGAGCCGGGCTCGTTCTCGGGGAGCGACAGCTCGCCGAGGCCGGAGCGGGGGCCCGAGCCGAGGAAGCGGATGTCCTGGGCGATCTTGAACAGGCCGGCGGCGAGCGCCGACAGCGCCCCCTGCGTGAACACCAGGGCGTCATGGGTGGCGAGCGCCTCGAACTTGTTCTCGGCGGACGTGAACGGCAGGCCGGTCAGCTCCGCGACCTTGGCGGCGAAGCGCTCGGCGAATTCCGGATGGGCGTTGAGGCCGGTGCCGACCGCGGTGCCGCCCTGGGCGAGCGCCAGGACGCCCGGCAGGGTCGCGGCGATGCGCGAGCCGCCGAGCGCCACCTGCGCCACATAGCCGGAGAATTCCTGCCCCAGCGAGACGGGGGTGGCGTCCTGCAGGTGCGTCCGGCCGATCTTGACGATCGCGTCGAACGCCTTGGCCTTGGCGTCGAGCGCCCCGTGCAGGTGGGAGAGCGCCGGCAGCAGGCGACCCTGGATCTCCCGCGCCACCGCGATGTGCATCGCGGTCGGGAAGGTGTCGTTGGAGGATTGGCCGCGGTTGCAATGGTCGTTCGGGTGGACCGGC
The sequence above is drawn from the Methylobacterium mesophilicum SR1.6/6 genome and encodes:
- a CDS encoding DUF4169 family protein, which codes for MAEIINLRQVRKAKARAEADTKADSNRIAFGQPKKAKTLQQRRKALETERHEGHRLERREPDPDPAG
- the fumC gene encoding class II fumarate hydratase, whose amino-acid sequence is MSPTETATRTESDTFGPIEVPAHRYWGAQTQRSIQNFKIGTDRMPAPLVHALGVVKQAAALVNKDLGALDAKLADAIAASAAEVVEGRYDDEFPLVIYQTGSGTQSNMNANEVIASLANERLGGQRGGKSPVHPNDHCNRGQSSNDTFPTAMHIAVAREIQGRLLPALSHLHGALDAKAKAFDAIVKIGRTHLQDATPVSLGQEFSGYVAQVALGGSRIAATLPGVLALAQGGTAVGTGLNAHPEFAERFAAKVAELTGLPFTSAENKFEALATHDALVFTQGALSALAAGLFKIAQDIRFLGSGPRSGLGELSLPENEPGSSIMPGKVNPTQCEALTMVCAQVIGNGTTVSFAGSQGNFELNVFKPVIANAVLQSIRLLADAAVSFTDNCVVGIKANEDKIADLMSRSLMLVTALAPSIGYDKAAEIAKTAHKNGTTLKEEALRLGYVTEAEFERVVRPETMLAPSAD